A single genomic interval of Litoreibacter ponti harbors:
- a CDS encoding SCO family protein yields MIRLGLALLAFGTPALADQSPLPFDLGGDYTLIDQTGATRTQADPDGKAQLLFFGYANCQEICSAVLPLMADVADAVAARGLEITPVMITVDPARDTVDTLGSALAQHHEDFVGLTGAEDALQVAYDAYQIETEEVFFDPEYGPVYAHGSFVYLLDADGALLTLVPPVVPAEVAAGIVEKYIGPAS; encoded by the coding sequence GTGATCCGACTTGGCCTTGCCCTGCTCGCGTTCGGCACCCCGGCGCTGGCGGATCAATCCCCCCTGCCCTTTGATCTGGGCGGGGACTACACGCTTATCGACCAGACCGGGGCGACCCGGACGCAGGCCGACCCCGACGGCAAGGCGCAGCTTCTCTTCTTCGGCTACGCCAATTGCCAGGAGATCTGCTCCGCCGTACTGCCGCTGATGGCCGATGTGGCCGATGCGGTGGCCGCCCGTGGGCTGGAGATCACGCCGGTGATGATCACCGTCGACCCGGCGCGCGACACGGTCGACACGCTCGGCTCCGCGCTGGCGCAGCACCATGAAGATTTCGTGGGGTTGACCGGCGCGGAGGACGCCTTGCAGGTCGCCTATGACGCCTACCAGATCGAGACCGAGGAGGTCTTCTTCGATCCCGAATACGGGCCCGTCTACGCCCATGGCAGCTTCGTCTACCTGCTCGACGCCGACGGCGCGCTGCTGACCCTCGTGCCCCCCGTGGTGCCCGCGGAGGTCGCCGCCGGGATCGTCGAGAAATATATCGGGCCGGCCAGCTGA
- a CDS encoding VOC family protein produces MISYVTVGADDIACARAFYSAILPPLGYGLTEGPEGLSYVLPTPPGASPVSPDFYVKPTFDGRPASAGNGAMVAFEARSQAEVRRLHAAACAAGGTDEGAPGFRAAYGPQFYVGYLRDPQGNKIALFSSNPDEPGRDD; encoded by the coding sequence ATGATTTCCTACGTCACCGTCGGCGCCGATGACATCGCCTGCGCCCGGGCGTTTTACTCCGCCATTCTGCCGCCTCTCGGCTACGGGTTGACCGAAGGCCCCGAGGGGCTGAGCTACGTGCTGCCCACCCCGCCCGGCGCCTCTCCGGTCTCGCCCGATTTCTACGTCAAACCCACCTTCGACGGGCGACCCGCCTCCGCCGGCAATGGCGCGATGGTGGCGTTCGAGGCGCGCAGCCAGGCCGAGGTCCGCCGCCTGCATGCGGCTGCCTGCGCCGCGGGTGGCACAGACGAGGGCGCGCCGGGCTTCCGCGCAGCCTACGGCCCGCAATTTTACGTGGGCTATCTGCGCGACCCGCAGGGCAACAAGATCGCGCTGTTTTCCAGCAACCCCGACGAGCCTGGGCGCGACGACTGA
- a CDS encoding TIGR00730 family Rossman fold protein, with product MSDAKSVCVYCGSRFGANPAYRAAANALGHALAAHGWRLVYGAGDVGLMGEVAKATQAAGGETFGVIPTHLFEREVGKRDLTTFVITETMHERKKVMYMNADAIVVLPGGAGSLDEFFEVLTWRQLGLHEKPICLLNIAGYWDPLVALMDNVVTEGFADASLLEFVSVMPDVEALTAGLETALG from the coding sequence ATGTCCGATGCCAAGTCCGTCTGTGTCTATTGTGGCTCACGCTTCGGCGCGAACCCGGCCTACCGCGCCGCGGCCAACGCGCTCGGGCACGCGCTGGCGGCCCATGGCTGGCGGCTGGTCTACGGCGCGGGCGATGTCGGGCTGATGGGCGAGGTCGCCAAGGCCACGCAGGCTGCGGGCGGCGAGACCTTCGGCGTGATCCCCACCCACCTGTTCGAGCGCGAGGTCGGCAAGCGCGACCTGACCACCTTTGTCATCACCGAGACCATGCATGAGCGCAAGAAGGTGATGTATATGAACGCCGACGCCATCGTGGTGCTGCCCGGCGGTGCGGGCTCGCTCGACGAGTTCTTCGAGGTGCTGACCTGGCGCCAGCTGGGCCTGCATGAAAAGCCCATCTGCCTGCTCAATATCGCGGGCTACTGGGACCCGCTGGTGGCGCTGATGGACAATGTGGTGACCGAGGGGTTCGCCGATGCGAGCCTTTTGGAGTTCGTCTCCGTGATGCCGGATGTGGAGGCCCTGACCGCGGGCCTCGAGACGGCGCTCGGCTGA
- a CDS encoding LysM peptidoglycan-binding domain-containing protein, producing the protein MAIWSRLGLSGPAAAAGGAVLALICVAVLLWYIGPPQTEEQAVETAALSEPVSEAAPEPAPEAAPAPQVAPEPAADPVATPAPAPEPKHEPAPEPQQQIAQTPEQPETATVEAPAPDPAPEPAQSPAPELTPPAFDVVQVQPDGGGVIAGRGVPGRPVKFFLDGEAFAEATADRSGKFGLVLDFPASDAPRALSMASVLEDGSELPSGGTLLISPVRLATPEPAPERDTEEVAREEPEAPAPDPTPVETDVAQAPETPEVAPNGPEQATAEPEPEVAPATPAAPAVVLADTTGVSVIQPAPRPAAPQDDDTAPQVANVVIDTITYDTEGEVALTGRGASEGFVRIYLDGEPVTTTQIAEDGGWQTPLPEIDAGVYKLRVDEVSETGTVTSRVETPFQREAPAVVASAPVGPQAVTVQPGFTLWAIALDRFGDGIEYVRVYEANRDLIRDPDLIYPGQVFTIPEG; encoded by the coding sequence ATGGCCATTTGGTCAAGATTGGGGCTGAGCGGGCCCGCAGCCGCCGCCGGAGGCGCGGTGCTGGCGCTGATCTGTGTCGCGGTTTTGCTGTGGTACATTGGCCCGCCGCAGACCGAGGAGCAGGCGGTGGAAACGGCCGCGCTGTCCGAGCCCGTGTCAGAAGCTGCACCAGAGCCCGCGCCCGAAGCGGCCCCTGCGCCTCAGGTCGCGCCGGAACCCGCCGCAGACCCCGTTGCGACCCCGGCACCTGCGCCTGAACCTAAACACGAACCTGCGCCTGAGCCGCAGCAGCAGATCGCCCAGACACCCGAGCAGCCCGAGACCGCGACAGTCGAAGCGCCCGCGCCTGATCCGGCACCCGAGCCTGCCCAATCGCCCGCACCGGAACTGACCCCGCCCGCTTTTGACGTGGTGCAGGTTCAACCCGACGGCGGCGGCGTGATCGCAGGCCGCGGGGTGCCGGGGCGTCCGGTCAAATTCTTCCTCGATGGGGAGGCCTTCGCCGAAGCGACCGCAGACCGCTCCGGCAAGTTCGGCCTGGTGCTGGATTTCCCGGCTTCGGACGCGCCGCGCGCGCTCTCCATGGCCTCGGTCCTGGAGGATGGCAGCGAGCTGCCGTCGGGCGGCACGTTGCTGATCTCGCCCGTGCGCCTTGCGACGCCGGAACCCGCACCTGAGCGCGATACCGAAGAGGTCGCGCGCGAAGAGCCGGAGGCGCCAGCACCGGACCCGACGCCGGTCGAGACCGACGTCGCGCAGGCCCCGGAGACGCCCGAAGTCGCGCCCAATGGCCCCGAGCAGGCGACAGCGGAGCCGGAACCAGAAGTCGCGCCCGCGACGCCCGCGGCCCCGGCGGTCGTGCTGGCCGATACCACCGGGGTCTCGGTCATCCAGCCCGCGCCGCGACCCGCGGCCCCGCAAGACGATGACACCGCGCCGCAAGTCGCCAATGTCGTGATCGACACGATCACCTACGACACCGAAGGCGAGGTGGCGCTGACCGGGCGCGGGGCCAGCGAGGGTTTCGTGCGCATCTACCTCGACGGCGAGCCGGTGACGACCACGCAGATCGCCGAGGATGGCGGCTGGCAAACCCCACTGCCCGAGATCGATGCGGGCGTCTACAAACTGCGCGTCGACGAGGTGTCCGAGACCGGCACCGTGACCAGCCGGGTCGAGACGCCGTTCCAGCGCGAGGCGCCCGCCGTGGTGGCCTCTGCCCCAGTCGGGCCGCAGGCGGTGACCGTGCAGCCGGGCTTCACGCTTTGGGCCATCGCGCTCGACCGCTTCGGCGACGGGATCGAATATGTGCGGGTCTACGAGGCGAACCGCGACCTGATCCGCGACCCGGACCTGATCTACCCGGGGCAGGTGTTCACGATCCCGGAAGGGTAG
- a CDS encoding oxidoreductase encodes MIPNSSALFEPLTLPCGVVLKNRIIKAAMSDSLGDGRGDPSDAQIRLYERWADGGLAASIIGEVQGDPHFAEKPGNLVLTTTSNEAQFKRLAEAGKRNGAQLWLQLGHAGAMAYPPISTPKGPSALDVPGLTCGALSLDEVQALPAAFAATAVRGKDLGFAGVEIHAAHGFLLSQFLSPLFNTRSDGYGGTLDGRMRLVLEVVDAVRAAVGSEFPVALKLNATDQLEGGFVEDEALQVVAALDGRGIDLLDISGGTYFPGARSASDSAGGGPYFVEFAKRAQAVTDMPLMVTGGFKTRAAAEEAVASGTVDVVGLARALVLDPNLPRIWAHEQGDLTFPRFQNPGEGAITAWYSMRLTEIGEDRETDALPELEAAMEAYVSRDVAREALWRARFGPA; translated from the coding sequence ATGATCCCCAACAGCTCTGCCCTGTTTGAACCGCTGACACTGCCTTGCGGGGTGGTGCTGAAGAACCGGATCATCAAGGCGGCGATGTCGGACTCGCTGGGCGATGGGCGGGGGGACCCGAGCGATGCGCAGATCCGGCTCTATGAGCGGTGGGCGGATGGGGGCTTGGCGGCCTCGATCATAGGCGAAGTACAGGGCGATCCGCATTTTGCCGAGAAGCCCGGCAATCTGGTGCTGACTACCACGTCGAATGAGGCACAATTCAAGCGGCTGGCGGAGGCGGGCAAACGCAATGGCGCGCAGCTGTGGCTGCAGCTGGGCCATGCCGGCGCGATGGCCTATCCGCCGATCAGCACGCCGAAAGGGCCGAGCGCGCTGGATGTGCCAGGTCTGACTTGCGGGGCGCTGAGCCTCGACGAGGTCCAGGCACTGCCCGCAGCCTTTGCCGCGACGGCGGTGCGCGGCAAGGATTTGGGCTTTGCCGGCGTGGAAATCCATGCGGCACACGGGTTCTTGTTGAGCCAATTCCTGTCGCCGCTCTTCAACACGCGCAGCGACGGCTATGGCGGCACATTGGACGGGCGGATGCGGCTGGTCCTGGAAGTGGTCGATGCGGTGCGCGCAGCCGTGGGGTCGGAGTTTCCCGTCGCGCTGAAGTTGAACGCGACGGATCAGTTGGAAGGCGGCTTTGTCGAGGACGAAGCACTTCAGGTCGTCGCGGCCTTGGATGGCAGGGGCATCGACCTGCTCGATATCAGCGGGGGGACGTATTTCCCCGGCGCGCGCTCTGCGTCTGACAGCGCGGGAGGCGGGCCTTACTTTGTGGAGTTCGCTAAGCGCGCGCAGGCGGTGACCGATATGCCGTTGATGGTCACAGGCGGGTTCAAGACCCGCGCGGCAGCAGAAGAGGCCGTCGCCAGCGGCACGGTCGACGTCGTGGGGCTGGCACGCGCGTTGGTGCTGGACCCGAACTTGCCCCGCATATGGGCTCACGAGCAGGGCGATTTGACCTTCCCGCGCTTCCAGAATCCGGGCGAGGGCGCGATCACGGCGTGGTACTCCATGCGCCTGACCGAGATCGGCGAAGACCGCGAAACGGACGCGCTGCCGGAGCTGGAGGCGGCGATGGAAGCTTATGTCTCGCGCGACGTGGCCCGCGAGGCGCTGTGGCGCGCGCGGTTCGGGCCTGCATAA
- a CDS encoding ABCB family ABC transporter ATP-binding protein/permease, with the protein MVTEVTDARLNQDLRRDGWRVVKRVIPYLWPDDPEKFWVKRRVVLALGFLIISKLVAVYTPFLYKGAVDALSGETADSALMLAMGAVGLTVAYGMARAMNVGFQQLRDVVFALVGQRALRMLALETFTHIHRLSMRYHITRKTGGLSRIIERGVKGVEFLLRFLLFSIGPLILELLMIAVILAFVFNIWYLVAVLVTIAIYTWFTFAVTEWRVKQRKEMNDQDTDANQKAIDSLLNFETVKYFGAEAREARRYDGAMEKYVAAALKTSYSLAFLNFGQSLIITSGLVVVMVLAAMGVQSGELTVGDFVMVNAYMIQITMPLNFLGTVYREIRQALVDMSEMFDLLGQPAEVQDKPDASEIKVTGGHVRLDGVEFGYDAARPILKGVSLDVPAGQNVAIVGPSGSGKSTIGRLLFRFYDVGAGSLTIDGQDVRDVTQDSLHSVIGVVPQDTVLFNDTIRYNIAYGREDATFAEIEAAAKAAKIHDFILDLPEGYDTAVGERGLKLSGGEKQRVGIARTLLKNPPILLLDEATSALDTETEADIQASLEEMAEGRTTITIAHRLSTVADADRIVVLEHGVVVEEGTHGELLERDGRYASLWHRQQAEDAEAA; encoded by the coding sequence ATGGTTACTGAAGTTACTGACGCCCGCCTCAATCAGGATCTGCGCCGCGATGGATGGCGGGTGGTCAAGCGGGTGATCCCCTATCTGTGGCCTGACGACCCGGAGAAGTTCTGGGTCAAGCGGCGCGTGGTGCTGGCGCTTGGCTTCCTGATCATCTCGAAGCTCGTCGCGGTCTACACGCCGTTTCTCTACAAGGGCGCGGTCGATGCGCTGAGCGGCGAGACTGCGGACAGTGCGCTGATGCTCGCCATGGGGGCGGTGGGCCTGACGGTGGCCTACGGGATGGCGCGGGCGATGAATGTGGGCTTCCAACAGCTGCGCGACGTAGTCTTTGCGCTGGTCGGCCAGCGGGCGCTGCGGATGCTGGCGCTGGAGACGTTCACCCACATTCACCGCCTGTCCATGCGCTACCATATCACGCGCAAGACCGGCGGGCTCAGCCGGATCATCGAGCGGGGCGTGAAGGGCGTGGAGTTCCTGCTGCGCTTCTTGCTGTTCTCCATCGGGCCGCTGATCCTGGAGCTGCTGATGATCGCGGTCATCTTGGCTTTTGTGTTCAATATCTGGTACTTGGTGGCCGTTCTTGTCACGATTGCGATCTACACCTGGTTCACCTTCGCGGTGACTGAGTGGCGCGTGAAGCAGCGCAAGGAGATGAACGATCAGGACACCGACGCCAATCAGAAGGCGATCGACAGCCTGCTGAATTTCGAGACGGTGAAGTATTTTGGCGCCGAGGCGCGGGAGGCGCGGCGCTACGATGGCGCGATGGAGAAATACGTGGCCGCCGCGCTGAAGACATCCTACTCGCTGGCGTTTCTCAACTTCGGTCAGTCGCTGATCATCACCTCCGGCCTTGTGGTCGTCATGGTGCTGGCGGCGATGGGGGTGCAGTCGGGCGAGCTGACTGTGGGCGATTTCGTCATGGTCAACGCCTACATGATCCAGATCACCATGCCTTTGAATTTTCTCGGGACCGTCTACCGCGAAATCCGGCAGGCGCTGGTGGATATGAGCGAGATGTTCGATCTGCTGGGCCAGCCCGCAGAGGTGCAGGACAAGCCGGATGCGTCCGAGATCAAGGTGACCGGCGGGCATGTGCGGCTCGACGGGGTCGAGTTCGGCTATGACGCGGCGCGGCCGATCCTGAAGGGCGTGAGCCTTGATGTGCCCGCAGGGCAGAACGTGGCGATCGTGGGGCCGTCGGGGTCGGGCAAATCGACCATCGGGCGGCTTCTGTTCCGCTTCTACGATGTGGGCGCGGGGAGCCTGACGATTGACGGACAAGACGTGCGGGATGTGACGCAGGACAGCCTGCATTCGGTGATAGGCGTGGTGCCGCAGGACACGGTGCTGTTCAACGACACGATCCGCTACAACATCGCCTACGGGCGCGAGGACGCGACATTTGCCGAGATCGAGGCGGCGGCGAAGGCCGCGAAGATCCACGATTTCATCCTCGACCTGCCGGAGGGATACGACACGGCCGTGGGTGAACGAGGGCTGAAACTGTCAGGGGGCGAGAAGCAGCGGGTGGGCATCGCGCGCACGCTTTTGAAGAACCCGCCGATCCTGCTGCTGGACGAGGCGACGAGCGCGCTGGATACCGAGACCGAGGCCGACATTCAGGCGAGCCTGGAGGAGATGGCGGAAGGGCGCACGACGATCACCATTGCGCACCGGTTGTCCACCGTGGCCGATGCCGACCGGATCGTGGTGCTGGAGCATGGCGTCGTGGTGGAAGAGGGCACGCACGGGGAGCTGCTGGAGCGCGACGGGCGGTATGCCTCGCTTTGGCATCGCCAGCAGGCCGAGGACGCGGAAGCGGCGTGA
- a CDS encoding PAAR domain-containing protein translates to MPPAARLGDNHVCPMVDPGPKPHVGGPISGPCAPNVMIGNMPAAVVGDMCVCVGPPDTIAQGSSKVMINNKPAARLGDGTAHGGKIVVGYPMVIIN, encoded by the coding sequence ATGCCCCCCGCAGCCCGCCTCGGCGACAACCACGTCTGCCCCATGGTCGATCCCGGCCCGAAGCCCCATGTCGGTGGCCCGATCTCCGGCCCCTGCGCGCCCAACGTGATGATCGGCAATATGCCCGCCGCCGTGGTGGGGGATATGTGCGTCTGCGTCGGCCCGCCCGACACGATCGCGCAGGGCTCCAGCAAGGTGATGATCAACAACAAGCCGGCAGCCCGCCTTGGCGACGGAACAGCCCATGGCGGCAAGATCGTCGTCGGCTACCCCATGGTGATTATCAACTAG